From Psychroflexus torquis ATCC 700755, the proteins below share one genomic window:
- a CDS encoding S9 family peptidase gives MKTTFLGLGLLVLLFSCKEDKTDEAMVNREIKQYTIEQFMNNEAIGGGSFSSDNSSLLISSNRSGIYNVYTVPSEGGEMRAITTSDSTSIFAESYFPNDNRMLLSADGNGDEIDHLFVRDLEGNIKDITPDKEAKSAFYGWSDDDQYLYFGSNKRNPSYFDVYKMSIDDFSSELIYQDDSGLNFSGMSSDENYFALTKSLNTNDSDLFLYDVKTEEMIKINENQSKNSSQDFSNDNSKFYYTTDDGGEFSYLMSYDLATKEKKKVLEKSWDIMGSGFTSEGKYMVVYVNEDGKNAIQVLDSKTMEPIDLPDFKDQSITSVGFSDDEKWMRMYAGGSNSPSDLYTYNIETKEQHKLTDVLNEAIDVEDLVTAKVIRFKSFDGVEIPAIYYLPHQASVENKVPAMVWVHGGPGGQSRQGFSSLIQYMVNHGYAVLAVNNRGSSGYGKTFYQMDDLNHGEKDLQDCVEGKNWLASQTEIDGDKIGIIGGSYGGYMTMAALTYTPEEFDVGVNLFGVTNWIRTLKSIPPYWESMRESLYLELGDPFTADSIRLKRISPLFHTDKVTKPLIVLQGAQDPRVLQVESDEIVAGVRENGVPVEYVLFEDEGHGFVKKENQIESYSRILKFLDNYLKNENTPSENKTETTEIEDV, from the coding sequence ATGAAAACAACATTTCTAGGATTAGGCTTATTAGTACTCCTGTTTTCTTGTAAAGAAGACAAAACAGACGAAGCGATGGTCAATCGCGAAATCAAGCAATATACTATTGAACAATTTATGAATAACGAAGCTATAGGTGGTGGAAGTTTTTCATCGGATAACAGTAGCTTACTCATTTCCAGTAACCGCTCTGGTATTTATAACGTGTACACTGTTCCTTCTGAAGGAGGAGAAATGAGGGCGATTACAACCTCAGATAGTACTTCGATTTTTGCAGAATCTTATTTCCCAAATGACAATAGAATGCTATTAAGTGCCGATGGTAATGGGGACGAAATAGATCATTTATTTGTAAGGGATTTGGAAGGAAATATAAAAGATATCACCCCAGATAAAGAGGCGAAATCTGCTTTTTATGGCTGGTCAGACGATGACCAATATCTGTATTTTGGCTCTAATAAGAGAAATCCGAGTTATTTTGATGTTTATAAAATGTCTATTGATGATTTTTCTTCAGAACTGATTTATCAAGATGACAGTGGACTCAATTTTTCAGGAATGTCTAGTGATGAAAATTATTTTGCACTCACCAAATCTTTAAATACAAATGATAGCGATTTATTTCTTTATGACGTAAAGACTGAAGAAATGATTAAAATCAATGAAAATCAAAGTAAGAACTCGTCTCAAGATTTCTCGAATGATAATTCTAAATTCTATTACACGACCGACGATGGTGGAGAATTCTCCTATTTAATGTCTTATGATTTGGCTACTAAAGAGAAGAAAAAAGTTCTGGAAAAATCTTGGGATATCATGGGTAGTGGTTTTACGTCCGAGGGAAAATACATGGTTGTTTATGTGAATGAGGATGGTAAAAATGCAATTCAAGTTTTAGATTCCAAAACAATGGAACCTATTGATTTGCCAGATTTTAAAGATCAAAGTATCACAAGTGTTGGTTTTAGCGATGATGAAAAATGGATGCGTATGTATGCTGGTGGGTCTAATTCCCCTTCAGATTTATATACCTATAACATAGAAACGAAAGAGCAACATAAATTAACTGATGTTCTTAACGAGGCTATAGATGTTGAAGATTTAGTAACCGCAAAAGTAATTCGTTTCAAATCCTTTGATGGTGTTGAGATTCCGGCTATCTATTACTTGCCACATCAAGCATCTGTAGAAAACAAAGTGCCCGCTATGGTTTGGGTTCATGGTGGTCCTGGCGGACAATCACGACAAGGGTTTAGTTCTCTTATTCAATATATGGTCAATCATGGGTATGCCGTTTTAGCGGTTAATAATCGTGGGAGTAGTGGTTACGGTAAAACATTTTACCAAATGGATGACCTCAACCACGGTGAGAAAGACTTACAGGATTGTGTAGAAGGTAAAAATTGGTTGGCATCGCAAACTGAAATTGATGGCGACAAAATAGGTATCATTGGAGGTTCTTATGGTGGATACATGACCATGGCAGCATTAACTTACACTCCAGAAGAGTTTGATGTGGGCGTCAATCTTTTTGGGGTGACCAATTGGATAAGAACATTAAAGAGTATACCACCCTATTGGGAATCTATGAGAGAATCCTTATACCTAGAACTAGGAGACCCTTTTACAGCAGACTCTATTAGATTAAAACGCATCTCTCCTTTATTTCATACCGATAAAGTCACTAAACCATTAATCGTTTTACAAGGCGCTCAGGATCCTAGAGTATTACAAGTAGAAAGTGATGAGATTGTTGCTGGTGTTAGAGAAAATGGTGTCCCCGTGGAATATGTTTTATTTGAAGATGAAGGTCATGGTTTTGTTAAAAAGGAAAATCAAATAGAGTCCTACAGTAGAATTCTAAAGTTTTTAGATAACTACCTTAAAAATGAAAATACACCCTCTGAGAATAAGACCGAAACTACCGAAATTGAAGATGTTTAA
- a CDS encoding DUF4837 family protein, whose translation MQYTLPKTISASLLALSILLVYSCNDNKTSAYKAESSGNLNQLSVIITNEDWQDSIGEKIREIFAADVDGLPQQEPKYALRQIPPMAFSGFARKNRTFLKIEKSKETGHQILLDSFAKPQFGIAITGSNQQTIIEELEQNKDSFLGKLHDTELKEKRRRMSKAPKKVDVLTKSLGVSMLFPSAYRYAKQEDNFFWMRKDIKNGSMELLAYEVSKSTIERNGDIIANVIKMRDSVGKNIPGPTEDTHMITEEAYAPYLFETEIDGKFAYEIKGTWEVKGFFMAGPFLTYAIRDDKNDRYVILEGFVFKPSSSKRNQMFEIEAILRSAKFQD comes from the coding sequence ATGCAATATACATTACCTAAGACCATTAGCGCAAGCCTTCTCGCCCTCTCCATTCTACTCGTTTATTCTTGTAATGACAATAAAACCTCTGCTTACAAAGCAGAATCTTCTGGAAACCTCAATCAACTTTCGGTTATTATTACCAATGAAGATTGGCAAGACTCCATTGGAGAAAAGATAAGAGAGATTTTTGCAGCAGATGTTGATGGCCTCCCTCAACAAGAACCAAAATATGCCTTGCGCCAAATCCCTCCAATGGCTTTTAGTGGTTTTGCAAGAAAAAACAGAACCTTTTTAAAAATTGAAAAATCTAAAGAAACGGGACATCAGATTTTGTTGGACTCATTTGCAAAGCCTCAATTTGGTATTGCTATAACTGGCTCAAATCAACAAACTATAATTGAAGAATTGGAGCAAAACAAGGACTCTTTCCTGGGAAAATTACATGATACGGAGCTAAAAGAGAAAAGGAGACGCATGAGCAAAGCACCAAAAAAGGTGGACGTCTTGACAAAATCCTTAGGAGTTTCCATGTTATTCCCATCAGCTTATCGATATGCAAAACAGGAGGATAACTTTTTTTGGATGCGGAAGGACATCAAGAATGGCAGTATGGAGTTATTAGCTTACGAAGTTTCAAAATCTACAATTGAAAGAAATGGAGACATTATTGCTAATGTGATTAAGATGAGGGATTCTGTTGGGAAAAATATACCTGGCCCCACTGAAGATACACATATGATTACCGAAGAGGCCTATGCTCCTTATTTATTTGAAACCGAAATCGATGGAAAATTTGCTTATGAAATCAAAGGAACCTGGGAAGTAAAAGGTTTTTTTATGGCAGGTCCATTTTTAACTTATGCTATTCGAGATGATAAAAATGACAGATATGTGATTTTAGAAGGCTTCGTATTTAAGCCATCCTCTTCAAAAAGAAATCAAATGTTCGAAATTGAAGCCATCTTAAGATCCGCTAAATTTCAAGATTAA
- a CDS encoding DUF4304 domain-containing protein, with translation MKAIEILKKMNTEILAPLLKEAGFSNDGDIWWKSTEEFSLVLTLQNYWWSTDDKIDFRINLGLMIPPIHEKSKKRPEITELAVCVSQDCYLPESIQFHKYKNSIGYCIKNGDNVKEFLELIQRDFEKFIMPQLLKQKTLEDCVDFYKDVPFWNQRLNRFIEEQRFKLMNNLAG, from the coding sequence ATGAAAGCAATTGAAATTTTAAAAAAAATGAATACTGAAATCTTGGCTCCTCTTTTAAAAGAAGCAGGTTTTAGTAACGATGGTGATATATGGTGGAAATCTACTGAAGAATTTTCATTGGTTTTAACCCTTCAAAATTATTGGTGGTCGACCGATGATAAGATTGATTTCAGAATTAACTTAGGTTTGATGATTCCACCAATTCATGAAAAATCTAAAAAAAGACCTGAAATCACAGAACTTGCGGTGTGTGTATCTCAAGATTGTTATTTGCCAGAGAGCATTCAATTTCATAAATATAAAAACAGCATTGGGTATTGTATCAAAAACGGCGATAATGTTAAGGAGTTTTTAGAATTGATACAACGTGACTTTGAAAAATTCATTATGCCTCAATTATTAAAGCAAAAGACCCTTGAAGATTGCGTTGACTTTTATAAAGATGTCCCATTCTGGAATCAAAGATTAAATAGATTTATTGAAGAACAAAGATTCAAACTAATGAATAATCTTGCTGGTTAA
- a CDS encoding Abi family protein, producing MGNIATNTNIQIRSLKKRNLILDYEEQQVKDFLLDIGYYRLGFYWHHFEIDADHNLALGTKLSDVIALYYLDVDLRNILLKYLNRIEINFRTKVVYYVSNKFKHSPSWFADKTIVKDSFIESTPWKRSMLSRVYTKEFIHNNKTLKKHHLNNPLDTYAPAWKTLEFFTFGVLLNLFKNIRNEDIKKRVTESLGVLNSDKFENLMSTVVLLRNICSHGDVLYDFKTPRGLSVVPNIDFDGSDRSSLNATIKVISYFLEHISINRKNDFLNEIDDLFIKNFKNQVIKNIITNKIRYK from the coding sequence ATGGGGAACATAGCAACAAACACAAATATTCAAATTAGAAGCTTAAAAAAAAGAAACTTAATTCTTGACTATGAAGAACAACAGGTTAAAGACTTTTTATTAGACATTGGATATTACAGATTGGGGTTTTATTGGCATCACTTTGAAATAGATGCTGACCATAATTTGGCTCTTGGAACTAAACTATCCGATGTTATAGCTTTATATTACTTAGATGTTGATTTAAGGAATATTTTATTAAAATATTTAAACCGAATAGAAATAAATTTTAGAACTAAAGTTGTTTATTATGTTTCGAATAAGTTTAAACATTCTCCATCTTGGTTTGCAGATAAAACCATAGTAAAAGATAGTTTTATTGAAAGTACACCTTGGAAAAGAAGTATGCTAAGTAGAGTCTACACGAAAGAATTTATACATAATAACAAAACTCTTAAAAAACATCATTTAAATAATCCTTTAGATACTTACGCTCCTGCCTGGAAAACATTAGAGTTTTTCACCTTTGGAGTATTATTAAACTTATTTAAAAACATTAGGAATGAAGATATCAAAAAGAGAGTTACAGAAAGTTTAGGAGTTTTAAATTCAGATAAATTTGAAAACTTAATGAGTACTGTAGTTTTATTAAGAAATATTTGTTCACATGGAGATGTACTGTATGATTTTAAAACACCAAGAGGATTGTCTGTTGTCCCAAATATTGACTTTGATGGAAGTGATAGAAGCTCTTTGAATGCAACTATAAAAGTTATTTCTTACTTTTTAGAACATATTTCTATAAATAGAAAAAATGATTTCCTTAATGAGATTGATGATTTATTTATTAAAAACTTTAAGAATCAAGTAATTAAAAACATTATTACAAATAAGATAAGATATAAATAA
- a CDS encoding ribonuclease EndoU: protein MKKTNSKRAQQVVLEKNIVRIKSFIEIPRGTKFKPEVVYSFIHASIGRIKNGNVTGVHFYNPERVWIIKILKTNETNKTFLADFEFYDIDNKKWIHKKTPSSFFPADWNIATLLMEIKYAYDNANFNIDNGKIKSKTYSNIEVELYVKNGKLITIYPLVESL, encoded by the coding sequence TTGAAGAAAACGAATTCTAAAAGGGCCCAACAAGTTGTACTTGAAAAAAATATAGTTCGCATTAAAAGTTTTATTGAAATACCGAGGGGAACAAAATTCAAACCAGAAGTAGTCTATAGCTTTATTCACGCATCTATTGGAAGAATAAAAAATGGAAATGTTACGGGTGTTCACTTTTACAATCCTGAAAGGGTATGGATAATTAAGATTTTAAAAACCAACGAAACAAATAAAACATTTTTGGCAGATTTTGAATTTTATGATATAGACAACAAAAAATGGATTCATAAAAAAACACCAAGTAGTTTCTTTCCTGCGGATTGGAATATAGCAACTCTTTTAATGGAAATAAAATATGCTTACGACAATGCTAATTTTAATATTGACAATGGAAAAATCAAGTCAAAAACTTATTCAAACATTGAAGTTGAACTCTATGTCAAAAATGGTAAGTTGATAACAATATACCCATTGGTTGAATCATTATGA
- a CDS encoding GIY-YIG nuclease family protein, with protein MHFLYIIYSKQSHRFYIGETQNVEKRVLMHNQHVFKNAFTTSAEDWQINPAIDMKTVESEQPDVIGWADFCNVMIEVKVGKGNFIKDCKKPFRKCSEKGVGEYRYYFCPSGLIKESELPENWGLLYLNDENKIEIIKVALIQEANLKAERNILISLIRGQG; from the coding sequence ATGCACTTCCTCTATATAATTTATAGCAAACAATCCCATAGATTCTACATCGGTGAAACTCAAAATGTTGAAAAAAGAGTTTTGATGCATAATCAACATGTCTTCAAAAATGCTTTTACTACCTCTGCTGAAGATTGGCAGATTAACCCTGCAATTGACATGAAAACGGTTGAGTCAGAACAGCCAGATGTAATAGGTTGGGCTGACTTTTGCAACGTCATGATAGAAGTAAAAGTTGGCAAAGGCAATTTCATAAAAGATTGTAAGAAACCCTTTAGGAAATGCTCAGAAAAAGGTGTTGGTGAGTATCGCTATTATTTTTGCCCAAGCGGATTGATTAAAGAAAGTGAACTCCCTGAAAATTGGGGTTTGCTTTATTTAAACGATGAAAATAAAATTGAAATAATAAAAGTAGCTTTGATACAAGAAGCTAACTTAAAAGCTGAACGAAATATTTTGATAAGCTTGATTAGAGGACAAGGTTAG
- a CDS encoding type III pantothenate kinase — protein MNLAIDIGNTLVKLAIFDQDQLLESSSSSSENVLTHVNALIEAYPKLSNGIISSTAQVPKDLKNKLTSQLNLVEFTHESKVNFKNNYTTPETLGLDRIALVVAASEIYPNANVLVIDAGTCITYDFLDKTNTYQGGAISPGLQMRFKAMHTFTEKLPLITKSCQNTYFIGKSTHEAMRIGVFKSVCYEIDGYIEDYLADYEDLTVVLTGGDYYLLSASIKNSIFATSNFLLKGLNKILQLNSN, from the coding sequence ATGAATTTAGCTATTGACATAGGGAATACACTGGTTAAACTAGCAATATTTGATCAAGATCAACTGCTAGAAAGCTCGTCATCTTCTTCAGAAAATGTCTTAACACATGTAAATGCTCTTATTGAAGCCTATCCTAAACTCAGTAATGGTATTATATCTTCAACAGCTCAAGTTCCAAAAGACTTAAAAAATAAATTGACTTCACAGCTGAATCTTGTTGAATTTACTCATGAAAGTAAAGTCAATTTTAAGAATAATTACACGACCCCTGAAACCTTGGGTTTAGATAGAATAGCCCTTGTAGTCGCAGCTTCAGAAATTTATCCTAATGCTAATGTTTTGGTCATAGATGCAGGTACCTGTATCACTTACGATTTTTTGGACAAAACAAATACTTACCAAGGAGGTGCTATTTCTCCAGGTTTACAAATGCGTTTTAAAGCAATGCATACGTTTACAGAAAAATTACCGTTGATAACGAAGTCTTGTCAAAACACATATTTCATCGGTAAATCTACCCATGAAGCGATGCGAATTGGAGTTTTCAAGTCAGTTTGCTATGAAATCGATGGTTATATTGAAGATTATCTTGCTGATTATGAAGATTTAACAGTTGTTTTAACAGGAGGAGATTATTATTTGTTGTCAGCATCTATAAAAAATAGCATATTTGCCACTTCGAATTTTTTATTAAAAGGCTTAAATAAAATTTTACAACTCAATTCAAATTAA
- a CDS encoding lipid transporter FadL: MLIRFILFTSALLLTTSSVLAQENSSSPYSFLGIGTKAFRGTVENRSMGGLGMLGDSIHLNLKNPAAYSDLKLTTFTAGATTNSVELESASGSDDLDYLTLDYIAIGLPFNNLGVGFGIKPRSAVGYELEERTTTTVSRLNGRGGLNTIHFSVGFEPFKNFRLGGTINYNFGDIENKSLIFRDQIQFASRELNFVDINGLSYNFGALYKFNLNEKLTINTSLRYETGSSLSVNSRRELATIQIGQNDTEIVVDEFNVEPRDSEIKLPEMLAFGAGIGEDKKWFLGLEYEHYQAGDFSSLSYNFGPDVAQIDANVFRLGGYFIPRYNDPVSYFKRVVYRAGLRMEQTGLEYRGEDIDEFGISFGLGLPAGRVFTNTNLGVEYFERGTTNNNLIQEKFISVFLSFSFNDKWFIKSKYN, translated from the coding sequence ATGCTCATTAGATTTATTCTTTTTACTTCGGCGCTACTTTTAACGACTTCTTCTGTATTAGCACAAGAAAATTCGTCCTCACCTTATTCTTTTCTTGGAATTGGGACTAAAGCCTTTAGAGGAACTGTAGAAAACAGATCTATGGGTGGATTAGGAATGTTGGGAGATAGTATTCATTTGAATTTAAAAAATCCTGCAGCCTACTCAGACCTGAAATTAACAACTTTTACCGCTGGAGCTACAACCAATTCGGTCGAATTGGAGTCTGCTTCTGGTTCTGATGACTTAGATTATTTGACTTTGGATTACATTGCTATTGGACTTCCTTTTAATAATCTTGGTGTAGGTTTTGGAATCAAACCTAGAAGTGCCGTGGGTTATGAGTTAGAAGAAAGGACCACAACAACTGTATCACGTCTAAATGGAAGAGGTGGGCTAAATACGATTCACTTTTCTGTAGGATTCGAGCCCTTTAAAAATTTTAGATTAGGAGGAACTATCAACTATAATTTTGGAGATATTGAGAATAAAAGTCTTATTTTTAGAGATCAGATTCAGTTTGCTTCGAGAGAACTTAATTTTGTCGACATCAATGGTTTGTCTTATAATTTTGGTGCGCTCTATAAATTTAATTTAAATGAAAAATTGACTATTAATACATCTTTGAGGTACGAAACAGGTTCAAGTTTAAGTGTGAATAGTAGAAGAGAACTCGCAACTATTCAAATTGGACAAAACGACACTGAAATTGTTGTAGACGAATTTAATGTGGAGCCTAGAGATTCTGAAATAAAATTACCTGAAATGTTAGCTTTTGGAGCTGGAATAGGTGAAGATAAAAAATGGTTTTTAGGCTTGGAGTACGAACATTACCAAGCTGGAGATTTTTCTTCACTTTCCTATAATTTTGGTCCTGATGTAGCTCAAATTGATGCTAATGTTTTTCGTTTAGGAGGATATTTTATTCCTAGGTATAATGATCCTGTAAGTTACTTTAAACGAGTGGTTTATAGAGCAGGTCTTAGAATGGAACAAACAGGTCTAGAATATCGAGGTGAAGATATTGATGAGTTTGGCATATCATTTGGACTAGGTTTACCTGCAGGTCGTGTGTTTACCAATACTAACTTGGGGGTAGAATATTTTGAAAGAGGAACAACTAATAATAATTTAATACAAGAAAAATTCATTAGTGTATTTTTGAGTTTCTCTTTCAACGATAAATGGTTCATTAAATCTAAATATAATTAA
- a CDS encoding tetratricopeptide repeat protein, giving the protein MKFKIAFTLFGAFFALSIANAQDCNVTLSLFNESAKVKNFDDAYPKYKDLLENCADLNILIYQRGGKMLEDMIDLAETDDEKMQFIQEYIANQKMRLDKFPNGTKEGDMLADIAMIQYKNKIGTLEERLEAFEDVVEIDKDNFSSPVAIYAYFRIANDLNDTGERDIQFLFDKYDEVIDLIETQENDKATEAKPLIEKQEAQEELTSRESRILKNSEIYLRNYTKIKGSVNSLLGSKADCDNLIPLYNKDFEEKKNDVDWLKNANARLSAKDCTEDPLFFKVSEALHQKEPSANSAYSLGQLAEADGNRSKALEYLNEAAELASDKVRKSRIYYRIANNYKAQGSFSQARNYYRKALDNKPSMGIAYLKIADMYAKSANNCGESVFDKRSVYWLAADYATRAGRVDPSLSSTAIATAASYKGRAPQKSDIFQEDAAGKKISFSNCWIRESVVVPTL; this is encoded by the coding sequence ATGAAGTTTAAAATCGCTTTTACACTTTTTGGAGCTTTCTTCGCTTTAAGTATAGCAAATGCTCAAGATTGTAATGTCACGCTTAGTTTATTTAATGAGAGCGCAAAAGTCAAAAATTTTGACGATGCCTATCCTAAATATAAGGATCTCTTGGAAAATTGTGCTGATTTAAACATTCTTATCTATCAACGTGGAGGAAAAATGCTTGAAGATATGATAGATCTAGCAGAAACTGATGATGAGAAAATGCAGTTTATCCAGGAATACATTGCTAATCAAAAAATGCGATTAGATAAATTTCCTAATGGTACCAAAGAAGGAGATATGCTAGCTGATATAGCAATGATCCAGTATAAAAATAAAATTGGGACTTTAGAGGAAAGACTTGAAGCTTTTGAAGATGTTGTTGAAATCGACAAGGACAATTTTTCTTCACCAGTCGCTATCTATGCCTATTTTAGAATTGCCAATGACTTAAACGATACTGGAGAAAGAGATATTCAATTTTTATTTGATAAGTACGATGAGGTGATTGACTTAATTGAAACTCAAGAAAATGACAAAGCAACTGAAGCTAAACCATTAATAGAAAAACAAGAAGCGCAAGAAGAATTGACATCTAGAGAATCTAGGATTTTAAAAAATTCTGAAATATATTTAAGAAATTACACTAAAATTAAAGGAAGTGTAAACTCTTTGTTAGGGTCTAAAGCAGATTGCGATAACCTAATCCCGCTTTACAATAAAGATTTTGAAGAAAAGAAAAACGATGTAGATTGGTTAAAAAATGCCAATGCGAGACTTTCTGCAAAAGACTGTACAGAAGATCCTTTATTTTTCAAAGTTTCAGAAGCTCTTCATCAAAAAGAGCCATCAGCAAATTCTGCTTATTCTTTGGGGCAACTTGCAGAAGCCGATGGAAATAGATCAAAAGCATTAGAGTATTTAAATGAAGCTGCTGAATTAGCTTCAGATAAAGTTAGAAAATCTAGAATTTACTATAGAATCGCCAATAATTATAAAGCACAAGGAAGTTTTTCTCAAGCTAGAAACTATTACAGAAAAGCTTTAGACAACAAGCCTTCAATGGGGATCGCTTATTTAAAGATAGCGGATATGTATGCTAAAAGTGCAAATAATTGTGGTGAATCTGTTTTTGACAAAAGATCAGTTTACTGGTTGGCTGCAGATTATGCTACAAGAGCTGGCCGTGTAGATCCCTCTTTAAGTTCCACAGCCATCGCCACTGCTGCAAGCTATAAGGGTAGAGCTCCACAAAAATCAGATATCTTTCAAGAAGATGCAGCAGGTAAGAAAATTTCTTTTTCTAATTGTTGGATACGTGAAAGTGTGGTTGTACCAACCCTCTAA
- the lptC gene encoding LPS export ABC transporter periplasmic protein LptC: MTKKKSLIYKSIAVCIFTAMLFACEGNLKDVKEMEKDFLEPQSKVYDLNLFYTDSGFVKANLRSPEMLDFSNREFPFREFPQGIELDFFEKDSSKNTVTSDYAIQYLETGLIDLRQNVSIVTSDSTIMRSPQLYWDQKREWLFTDYNYELQLSNGARNQGEGFDSDQKFNTFNSRTNTGIQYIQDQ; this comes from the coding sequence ATGACAAAAAAAAAATCACTCATTTACAAAAGCATTGCTGTATGTATTTTTACAGCAATGCTTTTTGCTTGTGAGGGAAACCTAAAAGATGTAAAGGAGATGGAAAAAGATTTTCTAGAACCTCAATCCAAGGTATATGACCTTAATCTTTTTTATACAGACAGTGGCTTTGTAAAAGCTAATTTGAGAAGTCCAGAAATGCTAGATTTTTCTAATAGGGAATTCCCTTTTAGAGAATTTCCTCAAGGTATTGAGCTTGATTTTTTTGAAAAAGACTCTAGTAAAAATACGGTGACTTCAGACTATGCTATTCAATATTTGGAAACTGGACTTATCGACTTAAGACAAAACGTAAGTATTGTGACCTCCGATAGTACAATTATGAGAAGCCCTCAACTTTATTGGGATCAAAAACGGGAATGGCTTTTCACAGATTATAATTACGAATTGCAACTTTCCAATGGGGCTAGAAATCAGGGAGAAGGTTTTGATTCCGATCAGAAATTTAATACCTTCAACTCAAGAACTAATACAGGTATCCAATATATCCAAGACCAATGA
- a CDS encoding hemolysin family protein, which yields MSTEVLIIILCLLLSAFFSGMEIAFVSANKVHIELQKNQSNLIASVLKTLTKKPSKFIATMLVGNNIALVVYGFFMGDLIMNWFETLRPLQNEFFSYLIVEASLFTQTLISTLVILFTAEFLPKVFFQIYANVLLKVFSVPAFIFYYLFSFISSFVIWVSDFILKKIFKIEGDKVQLNFSKVELGDYINEQMETVEFNQDVDSEIQIFQNALQFSEVKAREVMIPRNEIVAVDISDGIQDLVQIFTKTGLSKLLVYKESNDDIVGYIHSFEMFRNPQDIKSILMPVVFVPETMLVKEILNILIKKRKSIAVVVDEYGGTSGMMTVEDIVEELFGEIEDEHDSVVLVEEKIRGNFYKFSARLDVDYINEKYKVNLPESENYETLGGMIVNTTEEIPEVGEEVEIDQFKIKILEASSKKIELVSIKLDTSE from the coding sequence ATGAGTACAGAAGTCCTCATTATTATTTTATGCTTGTTACTTTCGGCCTTTTTTTCTGGTATGGAAATCGCTTTTGTGTCCGCCAATAAGGTGCATATCGAACTTCAAAAGAACCAAAGCAACCTAATTGCCAGTGTGCTTAAAACCTTAACGAAAAAACCTTCCAAGTTTATCGCTACAATGCTGGTAGGTAATAATATCGCTTTAGTGGTATATGGTTTTTTTATGGGCGATCTCATTATGAATTGGTTTGAAACTCTCCGGCCTTTACAAAATGAATTTTTTAGTTATCTTATTGTTGAAGCCAGTTTGTTTACGCAAACCTTAATTTCTACACTCGTCATTCTCTTTACAGCAGAATTTTTACCGAAGGTCTTTTTTCAGATTTATGCCAACGTATTGCTCAAGGTATTCAGCGTTCCTGCATTTATTTTTTATTACTTATTCAGTTTTATTTCCAGTTTTGTGATCTGGGTATCTGATTTTATTCTAAAGAAAATTTTCAAAATTGAAGGGGATAAAGTACAGCTCAACTTCAGTAAAGTAGAACTTGGTGATTACATCAATGAACAAATGGAAACCGTTGAGTTCAATCAGGATGTTGACTCTGAAATACAAATTTTTCAAAATGCTTTACAATTCTCCGAAGTTAAAGCTCGCGAAGTCATGATTCCACGTAATGAGATTGTGGCTGTCGATATTTCGGATGGCATTCAAGACTTAGTCCAAATTTTTACAAAAACCGGTTTGTCTAAATTATTGGTTTATAAAGAAAGCAACGACGACATTGTAGGTTATATCCATTCTTTTGAAATGTTTAGGAATCCACAGGATATCAAAAGTATTTTGATGCCAGTTGTTTTTGTGCCTGAAACGATGTTGGTAAAAGAAATCCTTAATATCCTTATTAAAAAAAGAAAGAGTATTGCTGTGGTTGTTGATGAATATGGAGGAACAAGTGGGATGATGACTGTAGAAGATATTGTAGAAGAGCTGTTTGGTGAGATTGAAGACGAACACGATTCTGTGGTTTTGGTAGAAGAGAAAATAAGAGGTAATTTTTATAAATTCTCAGCACGATTAGATGTAGACTATATCAATGAAAAATATAAAGTAAATCTTCCAGAAAGTGAAAATTATGAAACCTTGGGTGGAATGATCGTAAATACGACTGAAGAAATCCCAGAGGTAGGTGAAGAAGTAGAGATAGACCAATTTAAAATAAAAATTCTGGAAGCTTCTAGCAAAAAAATAGAGTTGGTTTCTATTAAGCTTGACACTTCAGAATAG